The sequence GGCGCGGTGCGCCTGGCTCATCTGACAGGTCACGATGAGGTGCAGGCCGATATCGGCGGCCGCCGGCAGCAACGGAAACAACGGCGCCATCGGCGGCACCACACCGCTGGCGGCCACGATCATGTGCCAGTCGTCGACCAGCAGCACCACGTCGGGACCGCTCCACCACGACCTTGCCCGCAGTTGGGACGTGGTCAAGTCCGGCGGAGGCAACCTCTTCTTGAGGTTGATGGCCAGCGCCTTGATCGCCTCGTCCAGCGTCGCGTTGTTGCGGTTGACCGCACCGGCGTCGAGTAGATGGCTGTCGGGCACCGCGTCGAGTAGTCCTGACCGATAGTCAGCGAGCATGAACCGCACCTGCTGTGGGCTGTTGCGCGCGCAGATCGCCTGCGCGACGGCATGCGCGATGCGCGTCTTTCCCGACTTCGGCGCCCCGAAGATCAGCAGGTGCGGCGTCATGTTCATGTTGTTGTATGCCACCGACAGATCCGCTTCCCGAATGCCCAGCGGCACCGTCCACCGGGTGCGGTAGTCGGCGTCGGGCCCTGGCGGATTCGGGTCGAGCTCATGGAGGTAGATCCGTTCCGGCAGCACCCGCACCCGCGGAGCCTGCTCGGTTGTCCGCGCCTTGATGTGCTGTACCGCGTCCGACATGGCGGCCACCAGGTTGTCGGCGCTGTGCACCCCGTCGAGACGGGGCACGCCCATCATCAGGTGGTGCTTTTCCATCGACACCGCCCGGCCGGGGCGGTCGGTCGGGATCTCACGGGTGATCCGGTCGATTTGGGTTTCGTTGACGTCGCCGAGCCGAAACTCCACCTTGGTCCCGAGGTAGTCACGGACACGGGCCTTCAGCTCGGTCCAGCGCGGGGTGGAGATCACCGTGTGCACCCCGTACGCCAGGCCCTGCCCGGCGATGTCCTGGACGATGGGCTCGAGGTCACCGAACTCCGCGACGAACGCGGGCCAGCCGTCGATGACCAGAAACACGTCACCGAACGGGTCGGCGGCGGCGGGATGGCCGGGATCGTCACGCATCTCCCGGTAGGCCGCCATGGAGCCGACACGGTATTGCTTGAACATCTTCTCCCGTTGCCGCAGTACGGCTTTCATCTCTGCGACCACCCGGTTGACCCGGTCCGGTTCTGACCGGGTGGCGACGCCGCCGACGTGCGGCAGGTCTTCCAGATACATCAGGCCGCCACCGCCGAGGTCCACGCAGTAGAACTGCACCTGCCTCGCGGTGTGAGACGCGGCCGCAGACAGGACCAGCGTCTGCAGAAAGGTCGACTTGCCGGTCTGCGGGGCACCGCCGACGGCGATGTTGCCACCCGCGGCTGACACGTCGATGCCCCAGACTTCCTGGCGGTGGCGCCGGGGCTCGTCCATGATCCCGAGGCCGAAGCGCAGCGGCCGGCGCTCGCGGTCGCGTTCGAGGAGTTCGTTCACCGGTGTCGGATGGGCCAACGGCGGCAACCACATTCGGTATGCGCGAGTCTCGCCGGTGGCCAACTGGTCGAGTACCACCTCACGCAGCACCCGCTGGTCGGGTTGGATGGTCATCAGGTGCCTGCCGAGTCGAAGATCGGCGCAGTGGAGAACCGGTGGATTCGGGGCCGGCTCGAGGTGTGAACGCGCGGCGTGGCCGGTGCGTCGTCCTGTTCCGGTGACGACGGCACATACGGCACGCCCGTGTAGACGCTGTGGAACTTCACCGGATCCTCCATGCCGACGCGCAGGAACCCGACACCGCTTTCCTTGTTCGTGATGTATTGCGCCTCCGGCGTTCCGATCACCGCCTTGGATTCGGCCGAGCTGGTGGTGCGCAGCGCGATCCGGTAGGTGAGGTTGGGCTCGAGTTTG comes from Mycolicibacterium pulveris and encodes:
- the eccCb gene encoding type VII secretion protein EccCb, yielding MTIQPDQRVLREVVLDQLATGETRAYRMWLPPLAHPTPVNELLERDRERRPLRFGLGIMDEPRRHRQEVWGIDVSAAGGNIAVGGAPQTGKSTFLQTLVLSAAASHTARQVQFYCVDLGGGGLMYLEDLPHVGGVATRSEPDRVNRVVAEMKAVLRQREKMFKQYRVGSMAAYREMRDDPGHPAAADPFGDVFLVIDGWPAFVAEFGDLEPIVQDIAGQGLAYGVHTVISTPRWTELKARVRDYLGTKVEFRLGDVNETQIDRITREIPTDRPGRAVSMEKHHLMMGVPRLDGVHSADNLVAAMSDAVQHIKARTTEQAPRVRVLPERIYLHELDPNPPGPDADYRTRWTVPLGIREADLSVAYNNMNMTPHLLIFGAPKSGKTRIAHAVAQAICARNSPQQVRFMLADYRSGLLDAVPDSHLLDAGAVNRNNATLDEAIKALAINLKKRLPPPDLTTSQLRARSWWSGPDVVLLVDDWHMIVAASGVVPPMAPLFPLLPAAADIGLHLIVTCQMSQAHRATMDKFVGAAYGAGTPTIFLSGEKQEFPSSEIRLKKRPPGQAFLVSPDGKEVIQAAYVDPPEEEVS